The Natrinema pellirubrum DSM 15624 region CTGCGAGGCCTTCGGCGGCGACCTGCTGTTTTCCTCGTTCTGTGAGGGCGCGATCGCGGCGCTGCGCGAGGTCGCCGACTACGCCGCCGCCCCGCTGGTCGGTGAGGACCTCGCGGCCGGCCTCGAGATCGCGAGCCGATACGACTGCGAAGCGATTCATCCACCCCGAACCGCGATTCTCGACCCCGAGTCGGCCGAGCCGGCGACGGTCGGGGACGCGAACGACGGCTCCGGGGTCGACCTCCTCGAGCGGGCCCACGAGGCGGGGCGGGCGGTCAACGTCTGGACGGTGCGAAACTGGGTCCAGTTCGACCGGCTCGCGGCCGCCGGCGTCGACGGGATCATCGCCGACTACCCGGGGCTGGGAGCGGCCGCCGGCGACCGATAGCGCCGCCGTCACGCGAACGGCCGTCGAACGGTACAAGTATCGCCTGCAGGCGCACCGGACACCTTGATACGACGAATCGTACTGAGGTAGCGGTATGGTCTCCGTCGCGCCCTCGCCGTTTCGTCGGTTCCGGCACGTCGCGACCGTTTTCGATCACGTCGCCGTCAGTGATACCGCACGACGGATCGAACGGGAGGTGACCCGATGAGCGATTTCCCGCCGCGAACGACGGTCAAGCGGTGGCTGGTTACGACCAATCACAAGGACGTCGGCATCCTCTATCTGGCGACGGCGATTTTCTTCCTTCTGGCTGGCGGGATCCTCGCGTTGCTGTTCCGCGCACACCTGTGGAAAGCCGGCGGCACCGGCCTCCTGACGAACACCCAGTACAATCAGTCGGTCTCGATCCACGGCCTCCTGATGGTGTTCTGGTTCATCTCGCCGCTCGGCTTCGCGTTCGCGAACTACCTCGTCCCCTTACAGATCGGCGCGAACGATCTGGCGTTTCCCCGGCTGAACGCATTGAGCTACTGGTTTTACCTGTTCTCGGGACTTCTCGTCCTGGTCTCGTTCTTCCAGGGGACGACGTGGGCCAACGGCTGGTATATGTACGCCCCGCTGAACGTCCCGATCTACAACCCCGCCTACACGCTGACGATGGGTGGGAACACGACGATCCTGGCCCTGACGCTGTTCGTCATGTCGACCACCCTCAGCACGGTGAACTTCCTGACGACGATCCACACCCGTCGCGCCGAGGGGCTCGGGCTCTGGAACATGCCGCTGTTCACGTGGGGGACGCTGCTGACCGTCTGGATGATGCTCTTTGCCTTCGCGGCGCTTTTGGCCGCGCTGATCCTGCTGTTGTCCGACCGACTCTTGCTGACCCAGTACTTCGGCACCGATCAGGGCTCGAGCCTGCTGTGGGGCCACGTGTTCTGGTTCTTCGGCCATCCGGAGGTGTATATCGTCTTTTTCCCCGCGCTGGGGATCATGTTCGAGACTGTCCAGACGTTTACGGGCCGGCGGTTAGTCGGTCGCAAGTGGGTCATCATCGCGATGGTGCTGGTCGCGGTCCAGTCCTTTCTCGTCTGGATGCATCACATGTTCCTGACGACGATCAACCTCCCGATCAAGACGCTGTTTATGGCCACGACGATCGGCATTTCGCTGCCGTTCGATCTGATGGTGTTTTCGTTGATTTACACCATGGTCAAGGGCCGCGTGCGGTTTACCACGCCGTTTCTCTTCACCATGGGGGCGCTCGTGTTGTTCATCATCGGCGGCATCACGGGCGTGTTCCTCGGTGCGGTCGTGTTAGACTACGAGTTCCGTGGCACCTACTGGGTCGTCGCTCACTTCCACTACGTGATGGTCGCCGGGGTCACGGCACTGATCGGCGGCCTCTACTACTGGTGGCCGAAGATGACCGGGAAGATGTACTCCGAGCGACTCGGGAAGCTCAGCTTCGCCGTCTACTTCTTCGGCTTCAACCTGCTGTATTTCCCGATGTTCATCGCCTGGGAGACGCCCCGGCGGGTCTTTCACTACGGCGAGGGCGCACAGCTCTACCACCAGCTGGCGACCGTCGGCGCGTTCGTCCTCGGGACGTCGGTCCTGTTGGTTCTCGTCACGCTCGGGAAGAGTCTGATCTCGGGGCCCGACGCGCCCGATAACCCGTGGGCGTACGCCCGGACCGCCGAGTGGGCGACGACCTCGCCGCCGCCGCTTGAGAACTGGCCCGACCGACCCAGCTACGCCTCCGGCACGCTCGAGTTCGTCGACGACGCGACGGCGGCCGATGGCGGGGCGGCTACCCACGAACGGGCCGATCAGATCGACTCGCTCGAGGGGGATCACGAGGACCACGCGAGCATCTGGCCGTTCGGAATCGGGGTCGGGATGTTCGTCACGTTTCTTGGCCTGTCCGGGTTGACGCCGTACGTCGCCTCGTTCGCGGTCGAACGCGGGGCGGAGCTGGCCGGTTCGACCGCCGGCTCGACGGACGGTCTCTACCCCGTGATCTCGGTGATCGGCGTCGCGATCCTCGGTTATTCGCTCTTCGAGTACGGCCGCGAGCGGTTCAACGCACCCGGGATGGCGATCGCCGAACGCTGGCCGTTCGAGGGCGTCGGGACGACCAAGACCGGCGTCTGGTTCTTCCTCGCCTCGGACGTGGTCGTCTTCGGTGCCGTCATCGGGGCGTATATTTTCATGCGGATCCACAACGGCTGGGGGAGCTTCGAGACCGTCCCGCCGTCGGCGACCGTCGGCCTGGTCAACACCTACGTCCTGCTGACCTCGAGTTTCACGGTCGTGCTGGCGCTTGTGATGGCCGAACGCGAGAACAAGCGCGGCCTGCTGGCATCGATGGGGGCCACGCTCGCGCTCGGGCTCCTGTTTCTCGGCATCAAGGGCTATGAGTGGAACTACGAGTTCTCCCACGGGGTCTACTGGTTTACCGACCTCGAGTACTCGCTGTATTTCGTAACGACCGGGCTCCACGCCTTCCACGTCATCCTCGGGCTGCTCATCGCCGCGTTCATGATCTATCGGACCCTCTCGGTCGACGCCTATCTCACGGATCATCGGCCGGTGGAGTACTTCGGTCTCTACTGGCACTTCGTCGACATCGTCTGGGTGTTCCTGTTCCCCATCTTCTACCTGATGTAGCGCCGCTCGGCGTCTATTTTCGCGCTGTTCCCGTCCGGCTGCTCGCCGGCGAGCGGGCCGTCACTCTAGATATCGGTGCAACTCGTCGATAACCCGATCCGTGAACGAGTCGGTCACCCGGCCTTGCCACGCGATCATGTCCTCGCGACGGGGTGAGTGAACTGCCCACGGGGAGACGAACGACTCGCGCGGCACACTGCCGATCTCCCAGACCTCGGAATCGAGCGCGATCGATCGCTCGTATCGGTTGGTCGAGACGGCGACAGCGAGGTACTGCTCCCCGCTGAACGGGTGTCGTTCGTTGCTGACGATCAACCACGGCCGTTGTTTCTCCGTCCCGAGTTTGAAGGGGTCCTGGCTCCGGACGATATCGCCTCGCTCCGGTCGCATCGATCAGTTGTCCTCGTCGGCGGACCGTTCACTCGGATGGGACGTATCGGGGGCAGCTGCCTGCCACTCGTCGGGATCGATGCCACCGTCGGATTCGTCGAGACGCTCTGTGGCCGCATGGAGATCGTACGCGGCGGCCACGCGTTCGCGATCTGCGGTGAGAGCCCAGTACCGTCCCTTGTGACGAACCAGATCACGATCTTTCAGCCTCGAGAGAGCGGTTCCAACGGTATTCGTGTCCTCATTGATTGCCGTTGCGATCTCCGATCGCGTAAAGGCCTTGTCGCGGTTATCCGCCAGAAACCCGACGACCTGTTCCGGAACGGTCGTCTCTTGGGGTACGTTCCCGGACTCGAAATCGTCGATACTCACGGGCATGTTGCGTACTTCTTGTGCTGGCGTAATGAGCGTACCGCCGTACGTACGGGCCGATGGGTCCGTGATCGAAGCGGTCGACCCCTCGCGCGATCAGCCGGATACAAGGTGATCTCCCCCTAACCCACTGGTATGCAACTCTCGAGCGTCGTCGATCGACTCGACGAGGAACTGCGAACCGACGACTACGCCGACATCGACGCGAGCGCGAACGGACTCCAGATCGGCCCCGAGGAAGCCGAGATCGAACGGGTCGCGTTCGCAGTCGACGGCGTCCGCGAGACGATCGACCGGGCGATCGACGCCGACGCCGACCTGCTGGTCGTCCACCACGGACTCTCGTGGGGCGGCTTCGACCGCGTGACCGGCCGGACCTACGACCGGATCGCGCCGCTGATCGAGAACGACCTCGCGCTGTACGTCTCCCATCTCCCGCTGGACGGCCACCCGGAACTGGGCAACGCCGCCGGCGTCGCCGACCTGCTCGACCTCGAGGACTTCGCTCCCTTCGGCGAACACGGCCCCGAGTACATCGGCCAGCGCGGGACGGCCGCTGACCCCTACGCGCCAGACGACTTGTGCGATCGGCTCGAGACGGATCTCGAGACCGGCGGTCAGTCGGTCCAGCATCTCGACTTCGGCCCCGACGAGATCGAGGAGGTGGCGATCGTCACCGGCAGCGGCACCGACTGGCTCGACGAAGCCGTCGAAGCGGGCGCGGACGCGCTCGTTACTGGCGAGGGGAAACAGGCGGTCTACCACGAGGCCCGAGAGGCAGGGATCCATGTCTTCCTCGCGGGCCACTATGCGACGGAGACGTTCGGCGTGCGATCGTTGCAGGGCCTGATTGAGGGGTGGGGGCTCGAGACGACCTATCTCGAGGTCCCGACGGGGCTCTGACAGTCGTTCGTCGGCAGGGAACGGTCGTCGTCCCTGCAGGAATCGGTGCGTGAGTCGACGAGCCGAGCCCAACCCAGCAGTGGCGAACGCGGATGCGCGGCCATACCTTTTCGTTCGAGCAGCCAGCATTCATGTCTATGGACATTTACATTTCGGAGTTCTTTTCCGAACCGGGCGGCTGGGACGAGGCGCGAATATCCATCGGTAGTTCGCTCGCTTTCTTCGGGATATACGCGAGCTTCGAACTCCTGTACAACAGCGGTTCGCTCCCGTTGCTAGTTCTCGGCGGCGCGACGGCGCTGTCCGGTATCGCGGAACTGTTGCCGAAGAACCGACGGCGATCCGCGATCGTACTCCGGGTCACGGCGATCGTCCTGCTCGTCGCGCTGATCGCGACGGCGCTGCGCTCGCTGCTGTCGTAATGTGCGAGCTGGGGTCGGTCGGAGGGCACGTTGCAGCGG contains the following coding sequences:
- a CDS encoding cbb3-type cytochrome c oxidase subunit I; the encoded protein is MSDFPPRTTVKRWLVTTNHKDVGILYLATAIFFLLAGGILALLFRAHLWKAGGTGLLTNTQYNQSVSIHGLLMVFWFISPLGFAFANYLVPLQIGANDLAFPRLNALSYWFYLFSGLLVLVSFFQGTTWANGWYMYAPLNVPIYNPAYTLTMGGNTTILALTLFVMSTTLSTVNFLTTIHTRRAEGLGLWNMPLFTWGTLLTVWMMLFAFAALLAALILLLSDRLLLTQYFGTDQGSSLLWGHVFWFFGHPEVYIVFFPALGIMFETVQTFTGRRLVGRKWVIIAMVLVAVQSFLVWMHHMFLTTINLPIKTLFMATTIGISLPFDLMVFSLIYTMVKGRVRFTTPFLFTMGALVLFIIGGITGVFLGAVVLDYEFRGTYWVVAHFHYVMVAGVTALIGGLYYWWPKMTGKMYSERLGKLSFAVYFFGFNLLYFPMFIAWETPRRVFHYGEGAQLYHQLATVGAFVLGTSVLLVLVTLGKSLISGPDAPDNPWAYARTAEWATTSPPPLENWPDRPSYASGTLEFVDDATAADGGAATHERADQIDSLEGDHEDHASIWPFGIGVGMFVTFLGLSGLTPYVASFAVERGAELAGSTAGSTDGLYPVISVIGVAILGYSLFEYGRERFNAPGMAIAERWPFEGVGTTKTGVWFFLASDVVVFGAVIGAYIFMRIHNGWGSFETVPPSATVGLVNTYVLLTSSFTVVLALVMAERENKRGLLASMGATLALGLLFLGIKGYEWNYEFSHGVYWFTDLEYSLYFVTTGLHAFHVILGLLIAAFMIYRTLSVDAYLTDHRPVEYFGLYWHFVDIVWVFLFPIFYLM
- a CDS encoding Nif3-like dinuclear metal center hexameric protein translates to MQLSSVVDRLDEELRTDDYADIDASANGLQIGPEEAEIERVAFAVDGVRETIDRAIDADADLLVVHHGLSWGGFDRVTGRTYDRIAPLIENDLALYVSHLPLDGHPELGNAAGVADLLDLEDFAPFGEHGPEYIGQRGTAADPYAPDDLCDRLETDLETGGQSVQHLDFGPDEIEEVAIVTGSGTDWLDEAVEAGADALVTGEGKQAVYHEAREAGIHVFLAGHYATETFGVRSLQGLIEGWGLETTYLEVPTGL